The stretch of DNA AAAAGGTACTTACTATGCTAGAAAGCCGGAGCATGTGGCATCAGGTTATTTTTTGGAAACACCTACactggttgtgtttttttttttctttctctccatttgATTAAAGAATGAGATCTAGACTGCGAATCCTCTTTACAGCTTTTCTGTTCCTAGACAGTGGGCCCTTCCCTGGGGCCATGCTGAATGTGGAGCTGTAGCTGTGGGAGCGCTTTGATGAGTCCAGGGTATGACAGGGCCCATGCACCGTGTGCCCAGGCGAAACCTTTTTTGTGCGGGTTGGGAGAGATGGAGCCTCTCTGCTCTATGGAGCCCATTTACCTGATGTCTTTCTTCTAGACACTGTTCTAGACAGACCAAAGATAAAGAGCAGTGGTGGAATCTGGGCTCCTTTCTGAAAGCTTTACTCACGCCCTGGGTGACTTCGTCCACTGAGACTTCAGGCGCAAAGGGGCAGATGAAAAGTGGAAACTGCAAGAATCCATAAATTGAGTGCAGGTGTGTTCATCCTGGCattttggggaagggagggtgAGAAAACCATTGGTCAGAGATGGGGGgagcacttaaaaataaatctagtttgtgtatttttttttttccaagtgttgaTTTGAATTTAGTATTCTAGACATACTTTATTCTGGCTGCTCTGAATGgagctgttttgtttccttaacTGAAGTACTCTTTGCTTTCCACCTCTCTACTcagtgtaatattttattttcctcccttcttcctcctgtcACCTCACTCCCTGCTGCTACCTTGATCCATCAGATTGAAACGCTAGAGTAAGGGGCAGTTCTAGCTAAGGAAGCCACTGTTTCTGGCTGGAGTTCTTCGGAGGTGTACGCCTTGTTACTGACAAATTCCTTTGCCAAACTTGGCCGAGCGCAAGCTAGCTGAGTGTCATAAAGTTTAACACTTCAGTGCATTGACCGTtttaaacagcagctttttACTGTGAGCGAAGGCCGGCCTCTTGGAGAGGTGTCTGCTGGCTGCGAGTGCCATTACATCAAAAGATGTATTCGGTGTAACTTGGGTGGAGGTGAAATACCCAGTTTCTCCAGGTAAATGACCCTGGTGATGATTGATTGGAGCAGTATAATGTTTTGTTGATAAAGAGcttaatctaatttttttttttttttttttttagtatttttatggGAGCTTTGATAGAAAGCTAAGCACAAAGTTGCACATTGTCCTGGGCCCTCTCCCAGTTTCCTTAAACACCTTCCCACCAGCTTGGCCCTGTTTCAGACTCCTGATGGTGGTGGGAGAACTTCCAATGCAGTCATCTTTGTTCTAAAAAAAGTGCAGAAAGAGGGGCCAAAAGACCCCTGCCGTATGCTGTACAGAAAGGCAATGCCCCATGCGTcactaaattattttcagtctcTGTGATTTATATCAACTCTTGCAGAACTTAAAAGCCTGCACACTGCTgcttcagcagctctgaaaagctgaaaggtggaaacatttctgaattGTTAAGGTGCCGTTTAACAACTTGGgaaccttttttccctttagcaAGCAAACTCCCCTGGGTCTGTCATTGGCTTGATTTAGACTTAAACCCTGTCTTCCCTTGAGGGAAAGCCGAACTTACACAGGACTCGCTCAATACATACACCAGATGAGAGTAAATAATGCGGTGTTCACCTTGAAATGAGGTCTTAGGGAGGCAGCGGAGTCTCCCGAGAAGTCATGAGCTGTGTGCTACTTCACCGCCTCTTTAATCCCATTGTAAATGTCACGTTGTTTTTCACCATTCAGTAGCATTGTGGGTAGAGCTGTGACTCTGCTGCCTTCCCAAGGCAGAGCTGGTTCTGAAATCTGTTTGTGATGCATGTGGCGTTACCATCCACCGAtacaacaaaacaagaaaatgccTTATTGTGGACACTATTCACATAACTAGCATGtggctgtaaaagaaaagtattagTTTTATAGCTCTAATGTTGTCTGTCCTACCATTTCTGAATGTTTCCATTTCAAAGTGACAATCCTCAAATGACTGCTCTAGGCAGAGATGTTTTAGCAACAGATTTTTAGACCTAATTGAGTTGAAAATATATGCACAAGAGTCACTCTAAGATACCTTGTTTATATACTATTGtacataagattttttttgtgcaataAAGTTTGTTTTGGCAGAATCTAGACTGTGGTACTCCTTAGTGGAACAACGACTCATTCACAGAGCAGAGAGGACTGCAGAACAGTTTCTCAGTGTCACTGCTGGCTCCCAAGATTCTTTAGGCAGAGTCACACTTGTGTCCTCCGAGACTGCAGTTGCAGTAGCAGCTTAGATTAGATAATTTTCCTCTTGCTGTGACAAGGTAATTAGTTGTCTGTAACGGTAAGTGGCATTTCCACGCACAACAGAGGAGAAAATTCAGAGGTAAGCAAGTATGAGTTAGTCCTATTAAACTTTTCAAGCTAGACACTTTTTACAAAACTTTATTTCAAGTCCGCTGTCCCTGTGTTTCAGGTGATATGCAAATAACCTCACAAGAAGAATTATATACAGGCACAGAACACATATCGGTCAAGGTATTGCCTCCTTGGCTTCCTCTGGAGTGATATCCTGAGAGTACAGCTCTGTAAAGAGAGCAGGCAGCCAGTACTGAGGTTCTCCTGCTGCCTGAGTATCCAGCCAGGCCATTCCTTCTTTCAGCAAGTGTTCCTATACAAACAGAGCGGAAACTGTGAGTGAAACTTAACTAAATGGCTGAGAAGCCATTCACAATAGAGGCCTGGCCCCACATTTATTTTAGGgtaagggcggggggggggagtgtaGCACTAGGGCTACAATAATCTTTTACTCAACTGGACTTGGAGAAATATAGTTCAGACATCCAGCCATGCCCACCCTGCATGTTTATGTAGGACCTGAGCTAACAAGATTCAAGTTTTAACGGAGATTAGTGAAGCCACAGGAGTATCTGCAGCTTCTGAGAGTCTGCTTTCCTCATTCTATGTTTATGCAGCGTGTACTCTGCCCTTGGTGTACCAGCTAGCTTAGGATCCCCTGTGCATGCCATGATAACACATCCCCAGCCAACTGTCTGCTGCAGGAGCAGTCACTCTACACTGTCACTGAACTCCACTGCGCACATGAGACCTTCATACATACCAGCACTTGCTTTGCACGTTCCGTCTCCCACTTCAGACTGGACCTGATCTCACTGACTGTTACATAGCcctttttctgaaatgagagGAAAACTATTGTGTGCTTACAGTCAAGACTGAAGTCCATAGTTTAGAAGAGAGTGTGGGAAGTTTTGCCTACAGGCCTGGTTTAATCACAGTTCCCTGTCATGGAAGCAATAAGGTTCTTTCAAGGtggttgtattttaaaatatcctgcCTCAATACCTCTGCCAGCTGCAAGACGACAGTGTGATCCATGTTCAGTTCAGCTGGCACCGACTGGATCAGATATGTTCCACCAACAGGAATAATCCCAAAGCCATTCCCCAAGACCTTCAGTTTCTTGATTGCACGAAGGAGATCATCCCTGAGAAGCAGAGGTCAATGCAAGGCTTTAAAGCAAGAGCCTCTCTGAAGCTGCACACTATGTTCCGTAAATAAGGAAGAATTGATGTGCAGAAGCTATGAGCAATAATAGCTCTTTGGAGCTTGCTGCAGTTTCAGGTAatcaacagctgaaaaaaaattttataaaGCAATTTAGAATTAGTTTGCCTATCTGTGGCCCCCTTCAGAAGTGCAGACTTGCATTAGAGACACACTTGTAGTACCTGAGCTGCAAGTGCTAAACTTTAAGATTCAGCCCCAATTAGTGATCATGATGGCGAGTTGTGTCCTAAAATCTGCTTCTGTAATGACATGTGTCAGTCCCTTACAGCTCAGGAGACCTCAGCAGACTGTGCCTCAGTAAGAGAGCTGGATTTGCAGGGTACTAATTGTCTCCAGCTCAAGGCAAGAGTCCTTTATGCCTTTGGGCTCCCAGAGAAAGCacactgctgctttctgaaacGGTTAAGTTGTTAATTGTGGATCATGTGTAAGTGGCTCCATTGCTAGAAGCTACATTTGGAGTCCAATTAACAGCAGCACTTTGAAGTGCTGCTGAGGTcacccttttcttccccaaatgcTACTTGAGTCCCCTTTCCTGCAATACACAGACACTCACTGGCTGACATCCTGAGCAaacttcccccttcccttcagCACTTGCTGATGAAGTTCTTCCAGTGTTATCAGACCTAGGAGTGAACAAAAGGGGACAGGAAAGCATTACAGCATAGCAACAAAATTACTCCAGCAAGAGCAGTCAAGGGTCCTTTGTCCATTTGCCGCTGGCTCACCCCTGCCTGCGATTTTACAAGCGGCTGTTCATTGTTCCCAGTATCCAGCCTTGGGTGAGATAAGCACTGAGTCCCTTCTGTTCCCAGAACTAACATGCAGCAGTCAGCTGTCGCCTTCTCCCACAAATGTATTGGACTCAGGTTtcagctggctttgctgcagcccTTTCCTGGTCTCAGATTGCCTTTTTCGGAGTGAAGAACATCTACACTCTTTTCATTAGGCACTTATCACTGGTATTCCAACTCTTTGGGATATTGCTGTGATCCTTTAGAGACAATCTTAGTGCCAGGCTCAAAGCAGTAACTTATCAGTTTCATACTACTTCAAGATTGGCATTGATgcctgctccttccccaccaTACTGCGAGTTATGGTTTTGTTACCTAAACAGAGTTGGTTGATTTCTGCAGGAATCAACGAAGCTGGGTGATTACCAGCGGTGTAGCCTTTATACATGttatagaaacaaaacaaggctTTTTGGGGACAAGGAAGACAAAACTGCCACCTCCGTAATTTGTGAAATCTAGTAAAGAACACTAGACTGAGCCATGCGACTCATTTTCTGCAGGGAGAGGGTATCCTCCTATTAGCTGTATCTCCTAGAAACGACACACAGTGGGATCCTCACCTCCATTCCTGTGTTTCAGAGCCAGGCAAACTTCAATGATCTGCACACCCAGTTCATAGTAAAAGTCTCCAACTCCCAACATCTCTGACCAGAATCCTTTACCAGCTGTGAAGTGAGAAAGGGGAAAGCGATAGGACCATTGGCAAAAATATCCTTCCTTAACAGTTACTGGTGCCAGGCAGGCTGCTTGCAAACCCCGCTGTGAGGACTCTCAGAACCGTCACTGAAGAGTCTCCATTTTGGTTACTGTTTTCCCTCACCCTTTTAAGTAAATAACACCCAATGGTACATTACACCAATTCACAAACCCCAAGAATCAAACCAGCATCAGCTCTCCTCACGGAAACTGCAGCTTCACTGCGAGCTGTTTCCAGTATGAGAACAGTGAGATGAATCCTTAGTCATTAACCCTGGTGCCTGTTCCTCACATGCCAAAGGATCCACTCCAATTGTTGCACACATATCCTGGAACTGGACCCGGAACTCGGGGTTTTTACGGATCTCTTGCTTGTGTTTGCTGGCAAACTCTTCTAAGTTGGTCTTAAACATGTCCAGCTGCTTAGACATCTGAAAGAGAATTGCAGAGAAGTGTTTCTGTCTTAACACTTACTTAATGCAGTTTTTGCATCAACACAGCCCCCAACAGGCCCTAAGTCAGCAGAGTCCTCCAGAAACACTCAGGACAGGTCTCTGATGTGCTGCCTACCCAGTGGTcttaaaggaaggaaacaagatAAAATCACTCGATGAAGTCAGAATTCTCCACGCTTTTAAGACTGAATTCATATCAATATCAGACCACAGTGGAGATATGACAAGGCAAAGGGCTGTTCTGAACCAAGAGACAGGCTCAGAAGGGGAGGCAGCAGTTATTCTGTGATGTACGTGGGGCAGAAACAGTTCTACAGAAATGAGATGTTGCTGAGGTCTCGAGAAGGGAGGCAGAGCAAGACCTGTAGCAAACATCACAGCTCTCTGATGGAGATGGATGCCATCATTATCCACGCTGCTCACGGATAATGCTCTGCACACCAAAGCAGAGGGGGAAACGAAGCCCAGGTTTGCGGCTGGGCTCACAACCACGGTTTTTcccactgccagggcaggggtggATCTCCCACCTGAGCCAGCTGGTCTTCAGCCAGGACCGTCCCTCGCTCCTTGTACTTTGCCTGCAGGAGGAAAACGGGATGATGGAGACAGCGCTGAAGGACAGATGGACCAGAAACCAAACACTGGATGAGGGAGATGCTCCTTTCGGGATGGACGAGCCAGGAGAACGCGTGGCCCCGGTGCCCTGGGCAAGCAGGGAGCCTGCCAGCAAGCTCAGGGCGCCCGGGactgggagcagggctggtgcAGACTGGGATGGCAGataggaggaggaggaggaggaggaggaggaggatgtcccCCACACCCCCCGCCACAAGGCCGAAGGGgcctgcccccccctccccggtacCAACGGAGCTTGGCAGCTCCCCACCCGAGACCGGTGGGGTCTGGCACCCCTCCGGAGCctggcaccccccccccacggGGCCATAGGATCCTGACACCCTTCCCACGGACCCGCTGGGTGCTGGTGTGTGTGTCGTCCCCCCTCCCACGGGCCTGACACCCTCCCACGGGCCTGGCACCCTCCCACGGGCCCACCCCGCCGCCCACGGGCCTAGcaccgaccccccccccccgtcccacAGCGGGGTCCCGGCGTCCCTCACCTCCGCTAGCTTCTTCTTGGCGATGGCGCCCGCGCCCACCCCCCGCCGGTGCATCCCGGCCCTTCTTGCCCGCGCCGCGCTCCGTCTGACGTCATCTCTCCGCGACCGGCGGTGTGACGtacacggggggggggggtgggtgtctCACTCCCGGGCACCCACGGCTCAGGCAACCCCCCCTGagggcctggggggggcagtgagGGTCTCAGACCCCCCCGGGggtctttgtgtgtgtgtatggggggggggtgccccCCGGGTGGGGGAGAggcccttttttgggggggttgggtgCTCTCTGTGGGagggtgtccccccccggggtgggggagaggccctttttgcgggggggggcgggggtgctCTCTGTGGGAgggtgtgtcccccccggggTGTGGGGGAGAGGCcctttttgggggtttgggtgcTCTCTGTGGgagggtgtcccccccccggggtgggggggagaggccctttttgggggtttgggtgcTCTCTGTGGGagggtgtgtgtgtccccccggGGTGTGGGGGAGAGAggcccttttttggggggggggtgctctCTGTGGGAGGGTGTCCCCCCCGGCGTGGGGGAGAGAggccctttttgggggggttgcGTGCTCTCTGTGGGAGGGTGTgtcatccccccacccccctggCATGGGGGGTAGCCTGGGTTTCGGTCTCCCCCAGGGTGTGTGCGGGGGGGAAGCCCTGCTTTAGGTAagggtgacaccccccccagaTGGAGGTAAGTCCCTATCTGTGGGGCTGGGTGCCCTCTGAGGGAGGGTGTCTTCCGTGGGGTGCAGGGGAACCCCGGGTTTGGGGGGTGTAGGGGGGTGTCAGGAGAGGGGGGGCAAGTCCTGAGGACTCCTTTGGAAGGGCAGGCTGGCTCCT from Haliaeetus albicilla chromosome 7, bHalAlb1.1, whole genome shotgun sequence encodes:
- the SNF8 gene encoding vacuolar-sorting protein SNF8, giving the protein MHRRGVGAGAIAKKKLAEAKYKERGTVLAEDQLAQMSKQLDMFKTNLEEFASKHKQEIRKNPEFRVQFQDMCATIGVDPLASGKGFWSEMLGVGDFYYELGVQIIEVCLALKHRNGGLITLEELHQQVLKGRGKFAQDVSQDDLLRAIKKLKVLGNGFGIIPVGGTYLIQSVPAELNMDHTVVLQLAEKKGYVTVSEIRSSLKWETERAKQVLEHLLKEGMAWLDTQAAGEPQYWLPALFTELYSQDITPEEAKEAIP